A genome region from Cyanobacteriota bacterium includes the following:
- a CDS encoding ribonuclease R, whose amino-acid sequence MEFSIADLLANFTDDKLIAPKVLEKKLDCQDEVSAHKLQIALDALAKVGVLIKERGRYRRNPEEQLVEGKLRCSSKGFCFAIQDAEEAEDIYIRESHLSSAWNGDRVLVKVTKEGSRRRSPEGEVRVILERANTSVLARVKEENQTFRAVPLDDRLLFELDLQDGDIDLKSAVDHLVHVEIKRYPLGRHSPIGLVTQVLGSDAQSAADTDIVCCKYDLPRTFPKAVLEEAAALEEQPVDEEDDRLDLRDLLTVTIRPKDSEQPLDIDDAITLVRTEDDHWQLGVHIADVSQVVVPDSALDREAQKRGTSVYLGDLTLPMLPEAVSQICALLPGKDRLALSVLFTLDDDGNILEFEIQPTIIRVDYSLSYQTVQNLLMAGGYLPNSPDSTEPSAVPDNPALSDMLGNLYRLSQQIHRQRHQRGAFDLNLPDTRFHYDDEGVLGAVITSSAMVARPMVLELMILANQAVASHLRALGVPGIYRVHPTPIYSDVQELMKLISNMGIELQLAQEDAIQPLDYQVFTQQFATSKTEKVLTYLLLETLKPAVYSTTPRPHFGLALEQGYTHFTSPLRRYSDLLVHRVLHAVFLEGRDRKSSRAKESVNLRHSSCHDKISWNVLPPEIHEAFELQFSALVGHLTEQEKIAQEAEEDLEGLKKAGFMQAHTGEIFQGLITGVQSYGFFVELEDLLVEGLVHVSSLKDDWYEYRSRQQRLVGRKNRRQFRLGDRVEVQVKSVDYYRQQIDLVAVGGGSEASDDDLDLEDGPSLDGED is encoded by the coding sequence ATGGAATTTTCGATCGCTGACCTGCTAGCAAATTTTACCGATGATAAGCTGATTGCTCCCAAAGTATTGGAAAAAAAACTGGACTGTCAGGATGAAGTTTCGGCCCACAAGCTACAAATTGCCCTGGATGCCCTAGCCAAAGTTGGTGTCTTGATTAAGGAGCGAGGACGCTATCGACGCAACCCTGAAGAACAGTTGGTTGAAGGCAAGTTACGCTGCTCTAGTAAAGGCTTCTGCTTTGCGATTCAAGATGCTGAAGAGGCAGAAGATATTTACATTCGGGAAAGCCATCTTAGCTCAGCGTGGAATGGCGATCGGGTATTGGTCAAAGTCACGAAGGAAGGGTCGCGGCGGCGTAGCCCTGAAGGGGAAGTGCGCGTGATTTTAGAACGGGCCAACACGTCAGTGCTAGCGCGAGTCAAGGAAGAAAACCAAACCTTTCGAGCAGTGCCCTTGGACGATCGTTTACTCTTTGAGTTGGATTTACAAGATGGTGACATAGATCTAAAGTCCGCTGTTGACCACCTCGTGCATGTTGAAATTAAGCGCTATCCTCTAGGGCGACATTCTCCCATTGGTCTAGTCACTCAAGTGTTAGGAAGTGATGCCCAGTCCGCTGCTGACACAGACATTGTTTGTTGTAAATATGACCTACCGCGCACCTTTCCTAAAGCTGTTTTGGAAGAAGCGGCAGCCCTAGAGGAGCAGCCTGTTGATGAGGAGGACGATCGCCTCGACCTGCGGGATTTGCTAACCGTGACGATCCGTCCCAAAGATTCTGAACAGCCCCTAGACATTGATGATGCAATCACCCTAGTCAGAACTGAGGATGATCACTGGCAACTTGGTGTGCATATCGCTGACGTATCCCAAGTGGTAGTGCCAGACTCTGCTCTCGATCGAGAGGCACAAAAACGAGGAACATCAGTCTATTTGGGTGATCTCACCCTGCCGATGCTCCCTGAGGCTGTGTCTCAGATATGTGCCTTGTTGCCAGGGAAGGATCGACTGGCCCTGTCTGTGCTCTTTACCCTAGACGACGACGGCAATATTCTGGAATTTGAAATTCAACCAACCATTATTCGCGTTGATTACAGTCTTAGCTATCAAACCGTACAAAACCTGCTCATGGCAGGAGGATACTTGCCAAACTCTCCAGACAGCACAGAACCCTCTGCTGTCCCAGACAACCCAGCTCTGAGTGACATGCTGGGTAATCTCTACAGGCTCAGTCAACAGATTCATCGCCAGCGGCACCAGCGGGGAGCATTTGACCTGAACTTGCCCGACACTCGGTTCCACTATGACGACGAAGGGGTATTAGGAGCAGTGATTACGTCATCAGCGATGGTTGCCCGCCCCATGGTTCTAGAGTTGATGATTTTAGCCAACCAAGCAGTAGCCTCTCATTTGCGAGCACTAGGTGTGCCAGGGATCTATCGTGTGCATCCCACCCCTATTTACTCCGATGTGCAAGAGCTAATGAAGCTAATCAGCAATATGGGTATTGAGTTGCAGCTAGCCCAAGAAGATGCCATTCAACCGTTGGATTACCAAGTCTTTACTCAGCAGTTTGCTACCTCTAAGACCGAAAAGGTTCTCACCTACCTGTTGCTAGAAACGTTAAAACCTGCTGTCTATTCCACAACACCCCGTCCCCATTTCGGTCTAGCTCTAGAACAGGGTTACACCCATTTCACATCACCGTTGCGTCGCTACTCTGACTTGCTAGTGCATCGGGTGCTTCATGCTGTCTTTTTAGAAGGCCGCGATCGTAAATCGAGTCGTGCCAAAGAGTCTGTGAATCTGCGCCATAGCTCTTGTCATGACAAGATTAGCTGGAATGTGCTGCCCCCTGAAATTCATGAAGCGTTCGAGTTACAGTTTTCTGCATTGGTTGGTCATCTGACAGAACAAGAAAAGATAGCCCAAGAAGCAGAGGAAGACTTGGAAGGCTTAAAGAAAGCTGGCTTCATGCAAGCGCACACAGGTGAAATCTTCCAGGGATTGATTACAGGTGTCCAGTCCTATGGCTTTTTTGTGGAATTAGAGGATCTGTTGGTGGAAGGGCTAGTACATGTCAGTTCCCTTAAGGATGATTGGTATGAGTATCGATCGCGCCAACAACGCCTAGTAGGTCGCAAAAACCGCCGTCAGTTTCGCTTGGGCGATCGCGTTGAAGTGCAAGTCAAGAGTGTTGACTACTACCGCCAGCAAATTGACCTTGTAGCCGTAGGCGGTGGTAGTGAAGCCTCCGATGATGATCTTGACCTAGAGGATGGGCCTTCCCTTGATGGTGAAGACTGA
- the argH gene encoding argininosuccinate lyase has product MDPYQESKDPQTWSQRFEQALHPAIAHFNASIGFDIELLDYDLTGSQAHAQMLGQTGILTLEDADRLVAGLEQIRQEYRDGTFKPGVESEDVHFAVERRLIEIVGDVGKTLHTARSRNDQVGTDIRLYLRDQIIHIRSQLRQFQTVLLDLADQHVETLIPGYTHLQRAQPISLAHYLLAYFEMAQRDWERLGEIYRRVNISPLGCGALAGTTFPIDRRLTADLLNFGGIYRNSLDGVSDRDFAIEFLSAASLIMVHLSRLSEEMILWSSQEFSFISLTDRCATGSSIMPQKKNPDVPELVRGKTGRVIGHLQAMLVVMKALPLAYNKDLQEDKEALFDSVKTVSACLKAMTIFLQEGVEFRLDRLAQAVAEDFSNATDVADYLAARGVPFREAYNLVGQVVKTSLAQGKLLKDLTLDEWKSLHPAFDSDIYEAITPRQVVAARNSYGGTGFAQVRQALQDARSRLQAI; this is encoded by the coding sequence ATGGATCCTTATCAGGAATCTAAAGATCCGCAAACATGGAGCCAACGGTTTGAGCAGGCATTGCATCCAGCCATTGCTCACTTTAACGCCAGTATAGGGTTTGACATTGAGTTACTTGACTATGACTTGACTGGCTCCCAAGCTCATGCCCAGATGTTAGGGCAGACAGGGATTTTAACCCTAGAGGATGCTGACCGACTTGTCGCTGGCCTAGAGCAAATTCGTCAGGAATATCGCGACGGTACATTTAAGCCTGGTGTAGAGTCAGAAGATGTCCACTTTGCCGTAGAGCGTCGCTTGATTGAGATTGTTGGTGATGTCGGTAAAACGCTGCACACTGCTCGATCGCGCAACGATCAAGTAGGTACCGATATTCGACTTTACCTGCGGGATCAGATCATTCATATTCGCAGCCAGCTTCGTCAATTCCAGACAGTGCTTCTCGATTTAGCAGACCAGCATGTGGAAACCTTGATCCCTGGCTATACTCACCTGCAACGGGCACAGCCCATTAGCCTTGCCCACTATTTGCTAGCCTATTTTGAAATGGCCCAGCGAGACTGGGAGCGCCTAGGTGAAATCTATCGCCGTGTGAATATTTCTCCCCTAGGCTGTGGTGCCTTAGCAGGGACGACCTTCCCCATCGATCGCCGGTTAACGGCAGACCTGCTCAACTTTGGTGGCATCTATCGCAATAGCCTGGATGGAGTTAGCGATCGCGACTTTGCTATCGAATTTCTCAGTGCGGCTAGCCTAATCATGGTGCATCTGTCTCGCCTGTCTGAAGAAATGATTCTCTGGTCATCCCAAGAATTTAGCTTTATCAGCCTCACGGATCGCTGTGCCACTGGTTCTAGCATCATGCCGCAGAAGAAAAACCCAGACGTTCCAGAATTAGTGCGAGGCAAGACTGGCCGAGTGATTGGGCATTTGCAGGCCATGTTAGTGGTAATGAAGGCGCTGCCCTTGGCCTACAACAAAGATTTGCAGGAAGATAAAGAAGCGTTGTTTGATAGCGTAAAAACCGTCTCGGCCTGCCTCAAAGCTATGACCATCTTCTTGCAAGAAGGAGTTGAATTCCGCCTCGATCGCCTTGCCCAAGCTGTTGCTGAAGACTTTTCTAACGCTACGGATGTTGCAGATTACCTGGCAGCACGGGGGGTTCCCTTTCGGGAAGCCTATAACTTGGTGGGGCAAGTTGTGAAAACCAGCCTTGCTCAGGGCAAGCTCTTGAAAGATCTAACGCTCGATGAGTGGAAATCGCTCCACCCAGCCTTTGACAGCGATATTTATGAAGCAATCACCCCCCGTCAGGTCGTGGCTGCTCGCAACAGCTACGGTGGCACCGGATTTGCCCAGGTTCGCCAAGCACTCCAAGATGCCCGATCGCGCCTACAAGCCATCTGA
- a CDS encoding ABC transporter ATP-binding protein/permease, translated as MHPPASTQRHPLQRLLRYGQRYRRQTWLAIGCSVLNKLFDLAPPALIGAAVDVVVQRQDSMIARFGVPDPTVQLVVLSLLSAVIWGLESAFEYAYDRLWRNLAQQIQHHLRLDAYGHLQELELAYFEERSTGELMAILNDDINQLERFLDRGANEVIQTLTTVLIIGGAFFALAPGVAWLAMLPMPFILWGSIAFQTVLAPRYASVREQVSLLNSRLANNLGGIVTIKSFVTEAYEQDRLAMESHAYRRSNQRAIALSAAYVPLIRIIIFLGFVAILLLGGREALAGRLSVGNYSLMVFLTQRLLWPLTRLGETLDQYQRAMASTNRVMNLLDTKPQALSRVEMPSSPTPLLPFPIRGDIHLRNITFAYRDRPPVIENLTLHIPAGKTTAIVGSTGSGKSTLVKLLLRLYDIQAGSITLDGIDVREIPLAQLRRAIGWVSQDVFLFHGTVRENIIYGSFEATDTEVIAAAKVAEAHDFIQQLPQGYETIVGERGQRLSGGQRQRIAIARAVLKNPPILILDEATSAVDNETEAAIQKSLEQITANRTTIAIAHRLSTIRNAHQIYVMEHGRLVEQGTHDQLLTNPEGIYTALWRVQMGIRSVG; from the coding sequence ATGCATCCACCTGCCTCTACCCAGCGTCATCCACTGCAACGGTTACTCCGCTATGGACAGCGCTATCGCCGACAGACATGGCTAGCGATCGGCTGTTCGGTGCTCAACAAGCTGTTTGACCTAGCTCCACCAGCATTGATTGGCGCAGCCGTAGATGTGGTTGTGCAACGGCAGGATTCTATGATTGCCCGCTTTGGAGTACCCGATCCTACTGTACAACTGGTAGTGTTGTCGCTACTGTCTGCGGTGATCTGGGGGCTAGAATCTGCCTTTGAGTATGCCTACGATCGCCTCTGGCGTAACTTGGCACAGCAAATTCAGCATCACCTGCGGTTGGATGCCTATGGTCACTTGCAAGAACTAGAACTGGCCTATTTTGAAGAACGCAGCACTGGGGAGTTAATGGCCATCCTCAATGATGACATTAACCAACTGGAGCGGTTTCTTGATCGAGGTGCCAATGAGGTCATTCAAACCCTGACCACCGTGCTGATTATCGGTGGTGCATTTTTTGCCTTAGCTCCTGGCGTGGCTTGGTTGGCTATGCTGCCCATGCCGTTTATCCTCTGGGGATCGATCGCCTTTCAGACAGTGCTGGCTCCCCGCTATGCTAGTGTCCGTGAGCAAGTGAGCTTGCTCAATAGCCGCTTGGCCAATAACCTAGGGGGCATTGTCACGATCAAGAGCTTTGTCACAGAAGCCTACGAGCAGGATCGCCTTGCTATGGAAAGCCATGCCTATCGCCGCAGCAATCAGCGGGCGATCGCCCTTAGTGCTGCCTATGTACCGCTGATTCGCATCATTATTTTTTTGGGCTTCGTGGCTATTTTGCTGCTGGGCGGTCGAGAGGCTCTGGCAGGTCGCCTATCTGTAGGCAACTACAGCTTGATGGTATTCCTGACCCAGCGCCTGTTGTGGCCTCTAACGCGCCTAGGCGAAACCCTAGACCAGTACCAGCGGGCCATGGCCTCCACCAACCGGGTGATGAACCTGCTGGATACAAAACCCCAGGCGTTATCCAGGGTTGAAATGCCCAGTAGCCCAACTCCTCTCCTCCCATTTCCTATCCGCGGCGATATTCACCTCCGAAACATCACCTTCGCCTACCGCGATCGTCCTCCTGTGATTGAAAATTTGACACTCCACATCCCTGCTGGCAAAACAACGGCGATTGTTGGGTCTACTGGATCAGGCAAAAGTACCCTAGTGAAGTTGCTGCTGCGTCTCTACGACATTCAAGCAGGTAGCATTACCCTAGATGGGATAGATGTGCGAGAGATCCCCTTGGCTCAGTTGCGACGAGCGATTGGTTGGGTTAGTCAAGATGTATTCCTCTTCCACGGCACCGTGCGGGAAAACATCATCTACGGCAGCTTTGAAGCCACAGATACAGAGGTAATTGCTGCGGCTAAGGTCGCCGAGGCCCACGATTTCATCCAGCAGTTACCCCAAGGCTACGAGACGATCGTTGGTGAACGGGGGCAAAGACTCTCTGGCGGCCAACGGCAGCGTATAGCTATCGCCCGTGCAGTGTTGAAAAATCCTCCTATTCTCATCCTAGATGAGGCTACTTCTGCTGTAGACAACGAAACTGAAGCTGCTATCCAAAAATCTTTAGAGCAGATTACAGCCAATCGCACAACGATCGCGATCGCCCATCGCCTCTCTACCATTCGTAATGCCCATCAAATCTACGTCATGGAGCATGGTCGTCTAGTAGAACAGGGCACCCATGACCAACTACTCACCAACCCAGAGGGCATCTACACTGCACTGTGGCGGGTACAGATGGGCATTCGGTCAGTGGGGTAG
- the rseP gene encoding RIP metalloprotease RseP — MGVLAAILVLALLIIVHELGHFLAARLQGIHVNRFSIGFGPILWKYQGSRTEYALRGIPLGGFVGFPDDEDNSEIPANDPDLLRNRPLLDRAIVISAGVLANLLFAYLILVAQLGIFGVPEGFNYQPGVLVPQVMAENSPAAQAGIRAGDVVIAVENRPLGASESAITDLMTAIQTHVNQPLTLTIERNNQPLLIQVIPQPGADGKGRIGVQLLPHGKPSYRPVKNPLEVINLAATQFQTIVSRTVTGFTQLVTHFQDTVGQVAGPVGIVEQGAKFARNDMASLFTFAAIISINLAILNILPLPALDGGQLVFLIVEGLLGKPLPSKIQDGVMQTGLVLLLGLGVFLIIRDTVQLDSIQNLLQR, encoded by the coding sequence ATGGGAGTCTTAGCTGCAATTTTAGTGCTTGCCCTACTGATTATTGTCCACGAATTAGGACATTTCCTTGCTGCTCGTCTTCAGGGCATCCATGTCAACCGGTTTTCCATCGGCTTTGGCCCTATTTTGTGGAAATATCAGGGATCACGGACTGAATATGCCCTGCGGGGCATCCCACTGGGCGGCTTTGTAGGCTTTCCAGACGACGAGGACAATAGCGAGATTCCTGCTAATGATCCAGATCTGCTGCGGAATCGGCCACTGCTGGATCGAGCGATCGTGATTAGTGCTGGGGTACTCGCTAATTTGCTGTTTGCCTATCTCATCCTAGTAGCTCAGTTAGGCATTTTTGGTGTGCCTGAGGGATTCAACTATCAGCCCGGAGTGCTAGTGCCGCAGGTTATGGCCGAGAACTCTCCAGCAGCCCAAGCAGGCATCAGGGCGGGGGATGTAGTCATAGCAGTCGAAAATCGACCCTTAGGAGCCTCTGAGTCGGCAATTACCGATCTGATGACTGCCATTCAAACCCATGTTAACCAACCGCTGACGCTAACCATTGAGCGCAATAATCAGCCATTGCTGATCCAGGTTATTCCTCAGCCAGGTGCTGACGGCAAGGGGCGCATTGGCGTGCAACTGCTGCCCCACGGTAAGCCATCCTATCGCCCAGTAAAAAACCCTCTTGAGGTCATCAATCTAGCTGCCACTCAGTTTCAAACTATCGTCAGTCGCACTGTGACTGGCTTTACCCAATTAGTTACCCACTTTCAGGATACAGTAGGTCAAGTTGCCGGCCCAGTTGGGATTGTAGAGCAGGGAGCTAAGTTCGCTCGCAACGACATGGCTAGTCTATTTACCTTTGCAGCTATTATCAGCATTAACTTGGCAATTTTGAATATTTTGCCCCTGCCAGCATTGGATGGCGGACAACTAGTGTTCCTGATTGTGGAGGGCCTGCTAGGCAAGCCACTGCCCAGCAAAATCCAAGATGGAGTCATGCAAACGGGGCTAGTGCTGCTGTTAGGACTCGGTGTGTTCTTGATTATTCGAGATACAGTGCAGCTAGATAGTATTCAAAACCTGTTACAGCGATAG
- the mnmE gene encoding tRNA uridine-5-carboxymethylaminomethyl(34) synthesis GTPase MnmE: MGLPLMVKTDTIAAIATAIVPQQGSVGIVRVSGSEAVAIARSLFHAPGRQPWESHRILYGHIRHPQTKATIDEALLLLMLAPRSYTREDVVEFHCHGGIMAVQQTLNLCLAQGARLAQPGEFTLRAFLNGRIDLAQAEGIADLVGAQSPQAAQLALAGIQGKLSHAIRRLRDVCLGILAEIEARLDFEDDLPPLDEMGVQMQLAQVAMTVDHILATADQGRLLRSGLNVAIVGRPNVGKSSLLNAWSRSDRAIVTDLPGTTRDVVESHLVVGGIPIQVLDTAGIRDTSDRVEQLGVARSRQVAQAADLVLLVIDATTGWTEDDHTIYTQVRHRPLILVVNKIDLLPPTTDLAHLRHHWPDITQVVATSAAQQQGIDQLEQAILTTVNAGNLHAANLEIAINQRQQAALLRCQASLTYVQQAIADQLPLDFWTIDLRSAIQALGEITGDDVTESVLDQIFSRFCIGK; this comes from the coding sequence ATGGGCCTTCCCTTGATGGTGAAGACTGACACAATTGCCGCCATAGCCACTGCGATTGTGCCTCAACAGGGTAGTGTGGGCATCGTTCGGGTATCAGGTAGCGAGGCCGTGGCGATCGCTCGTTCCCTATTCCATGCGCCTGGTCGTCAACCATGGGAGAGCCATCGTATCCTCTATGGCCATATTCGCCATCCCCAAACCAAGGCCACGATCGACGAAGCCCTGCTCTTGCTAATGCTGGCCCCTCGCTCTTACACCCGTGAAGATGTTGTAGAATTTCACTGCCACGGTGGGATTATGGCCGTGCAACAGACCCTTAACCTGTGTCTAGCCCAGGGAGCACGGTTAGCCCAACCAGGAGAGTTTACCCTGCGGGCGTTTCTCAACGGACGCATAGACTTGGCCCAAGCTGAGGGCATTGCTGATCTAGTGGGGGCACAGTCTCCGCAGGCTGCCCAGTTGGCACTGGCGGGCATTCAGGGCAAGTTATCCCATGCTATTCGTCGGCTGCGGGATGTTTGCCTGGGTATCTTAGCGGAAATTGAAGCTCGCCTTGATTTTGAGGATGATTTGCCTCCCTTGGATGAAATGGGGGTGCAAATGCAGCTAGCCCAAGTTGCCATGACTGTGGATCACATCCTGGCTACGGCAGACCAAGGCAGGTTGTTGCGATCAGGCTTAAACGTGGCCATTGTGGGTCGCCCTAATGTCGGCAAGTCCAGTTTGTTAAATGCTTGGAGCCGCAGCGATCGTGCCATCGTGACTGACCTACCAGGCACTACCCGTGACGTGGTGGAATCTCACCTCGTAGTAGGTGGCATTCCCATACAGGTGTTAGACACAGCCGGAATTCGGGACACCAGCGATCGTGTTGAACAGTTGGGGGTAGCGCGATCGCGCCAAGTAGCTCAAGCTGCTGACTTGGTATTACTAGTGATTGATGCAACTACGGGTTGGACTGAGGATGACCACACCATCTACACCCAGGTTCGTCACCGTCCCCTCATTCTAGTAGTCAACAAAATCGACCTATTACCCCCGACCACTGACCTTGCCCACCTCCGCCATCACTGGCCAGACATCACTCAGGTCGTGGCCACATCGGCTGCCCAGCAACAAGGCATTGACCAGCTTGAGCAAGCCATTCTCACGACTGTAAACGCTGGTAACCTGCACGCCGCTAACCTAGAAATTGCCATCAACCAACGTCAACAAGCAGCACTGCTGCGGTGCCAAGCATCCCTGACCTATGTCCAGCAAGCGATCGCCGATCAACTTCCCCTAGACTTTTGGACGATCGACCTGCGCAGTGCCATCCAAGCACTGGGTGAAATCACAGGTGACGATGTAACAGAATCCGTTTTAGACCAAATCTTCAGCCGCTTTTGCATTGGCAAATAA
- a CDS encoding aromatic ring-hydroxylating dioxygenase subunit alpha: protein MTGNQPYFLRDIWYYAMPSARLQPGKMVAKTLLGEPILFGRDRQGKAFAIRDICPHRGIPLSYGKFDGCEVECCYHGWRFDPQGHCTAIPALTDDQASDLDLQRLRIKPYPVQEAQGNLWIYMPNDPRAIDPVPVMDIPLVPDFGDRSYQSVDVFHFPCYVDHAVIGLMDPAHGPFVHQVWWWRPKTALFEKAKAFGPRPYGFAMLRHKLLRQSLIYRLLGGTPEVEITFRLPGVRIEHIKTAKHTVCNLTAVTPISETETEVTTLFYWTVPWINLLRPILKPLVTVFMNQDRDVVIKQQDGLKYDPSLMLIKDADAQARWYYQLKAEYAKAVAEQREFVNPVKEQVLRWRS, encoded by the coding sequence GTGACAGGTAATCAACCTTATTTTCTGCGCGATATTTGGTATTATGCCATGCCGAGTGCGCGCCTTCAGCCCGGCAAGATGGTGGCCAAAACGCTGTTAGGTGAGCCGATTCTCTTTGGACGCGATCGTCAGGGCAAGGCCTTCGCCATTCGTGATATTTGTCCCCATCGTGGCATCCCTCTTTCCTACGGCAAGTTTGACGGCTGCGAGGTAGAGTGTTGCTACCATGGATGGCGCTTTGATCCCCAAGGGCACTGCACAGCTATTCCTGCTCTCACGGATGACCAAGCTAGTGATCTGGATTTGCAGCGTCTACGAATAAAGCCTTACCCTGTGCAAGAGGCTCAAGGCAACCTGTGGATCTACATGCCCAATGATCCACGGGCGATCGACCCTGTGCCTGTAATGGATATTCCCCTAGTGCCTGATTTTGGCGATCGTTCCTACCAGTCCGTTGATGTCTTTCATTTTCCTTGCTATGTAGATCACGCTGTAATTGGACTTATGGATCCAGCCCATGGTCCCTTTGTGCATCAAGTCTGGTGGTGGCGACCCAAGACGGCCCTGTTTGAGAAAGCCAAAGCTTTTGGCCCTAGGCCCTATGGCTTTGCAATGCTGCGACACAAATTGCTGCGGCAGTCTCTGATTTATCGCCTGCTTGGTGGCACCCCAGAGGTGGAGATTACCTTTCGTCTGCCTGGAGTGCGGATTGAACATATCAAAACTGCCAAACACACAGTCTGTAATTTGACAGCGGTCACCCCCATCTCTGAGACTGAAACCGAAGTCACCACCCTATTCTATTGGACGGTACCTTGGATTAATCTCCTGCGGCCTATCCTCAAGCCCCTAGTGACGGTATTTATGAACCAAGATCGAGATGTGGTGATCAAGCAACAGGATGGATTGAAATACGACCCATCGTTAATGCTGATCAAGGATGCAGATGCCCAAGCTCGTTGGTATTACCAGCTCAAAGCTGAATATGCCAAGGCTGTGGCCGAGCAACGGGAGTTTGTCAACCCAGTTAAGGAACAAGTGCTACGCTGGCGCAGTTAG